From the genome of Oxyura jamaicensis isolate SHBP4307 breed ruddy duck chromosome 2, BPBGC_Ojam_1.0, whole genome shotgun sequence, one region includes:
- the METTL4 gene encoding N(6)-adenine-specific methyltransferase METTL4 isoform X3, translating into MSVVHRLRAGWLLDHLSFINQCGYEICDSLAYPGGVTLRTSVTSEYHATSTFAATSSRDGPRLGDAVEETEGKTAKTRYVFREEFFDITKPHIAAAPEQQLLQGGPEVSLTEIKASSSAEEHREETKSGGEDSVAGVRKQKRKRKCVFNQGELDALEYHTKIRKLIWEGTLHLVQEGLKSGFLHHATTELSCGKNVVPGHIGCGLAELCEMAKQFPAVNDNDHRAVHVLDDETSILEQDLLSCVTENNSNCAKIVVLMGQKYLVPPKSSFLLSDISRLQPLLNYKKKYDVIVIDPPWENKSVKRSNRYSHLSSWQIKQIPVAALAAPDCLIVTWVTNRQKHLRFVKDELYPHWSVKTLAEWHWVKITRSGEFVLPLDSFHKKPYEVLILGRVQGSVKEALRKSEDVLPIPEHKLIVSIPCGLHSHKPPLAVLAEFIKPDVECLELFARNLQPGWTSWGNEVLKFQHVDYFTVLQNEN; encoded by the exons ATGTCTGTGGTACATCGTCTGAGGGCAGGATGGCTCCTGGATCACCTCTCTTTCATCAACCAGTGTGGCTATGAGATCTGTGACTCCCTTGCATACCCTGGTGGTGTCACCCTACGTACTTCCGTCACTTCTGAATATCATGCTACTTCTACATTTGCTGCCACCTCCTCAAGAGATGGTCCTCGTCTTGGAGATGCTGTAGAAGAAACAGAAGGTAAAACAGCTAAAACAAGATACGTGTTTCGGGAGGAATTCTTTGATATTACTAAGCCCCATATAGCTGcagctcctgagcagcagctgttgcAGGGAGGCCCAGAGGTGAGTCTCACAGAAATAAAggccagcagcagtgcagaggaacACCGAGAAGAAACCAAGAGTGGTGGTGAAGATTCTGTTGCTGGCGTTAGGAAG CAGAAGCGTAAAAGGAAATGTGTATTCAACCAAGGTGAACTGGATGCCTTAGAATATCATACAAAG ATCAGGAAGCTCATTTGGGAAGGCACTTTGCATTTAGTCCAAGAAGGACTCAAAAGTGGTTTTCTTCACCATGCTACTACAGAACTCAGTTGCGGAAAGAATGTTGTTCCTGGACACATTGGCTGTGGGTTGGCTGAATTATGTGAAATGGCAAAGCAGTTTCCAGCTGTAAATGACAATGACCATCGAGCTGTGCATGTGCTAGATGATGAAACCTCCATTCTAGAGCAGGACCTGCTTTCGTGTGTTACAGAGAATAACTCAAACTGTGCAAAGATAGTTGTGTTAATGGGGCAGAAGTACTTGGTGCCACCAAAAAGCAGTTTCCTTTTATCTGATATTTCACGTTTACAGCCCCTGCTGAACT acaagaaaaaatacgATGTAATAGTGATTGATCCACCATGGGAGAACAAATCTGTTAAAAGGAGTAACAG ATACAGCCACTTGTCTTCATGGCAAATCAAGCAGATTCCTGTAGCAGCACTGGCTGCGCCAGATTGTCTTATCGTCACGTGGGTGACTAACAGACAGAAGCACTTGCGTTTTGTTAAGGATGAACTTTATCCTCATTGGTCCGTGAAAACGCTTGCTGAGTGGCACTGGGTAAAA ATTACCAGATCTGGAGAATTTGTTTTACCCTTGGATTCTTTCCACAAAAAGCCATACGAAGTTCTTATACTGGGGAGAGTTCAAGGAAGCGTAAAGGAAGCCCTAAG GAAATCTGAAGATGTACTTCCAATTCCAGAACATAAATTAATTGTCAGCATTCCCTGTGGCCTGCATTCACATAAACCCCCTCTTGCTG
- the METTL4 gene encoding N(6)-adenine-specific methyltransferase METTL4 isoform X1 encodes MSVVHRLRAGWLLDHLSFINQCGYEICDSLAYPGGVTLRTSVTSEYHATSTFAATSSRDGPRLGDAVEETEGKTAKTRYVFREEFFDITKPHIAAAPEQQLLQGGPEVSLTEIKASSSAEEHREETKSGGEDSVAGVRKQKRKRKCVFNQGELDALEYHTKIRKLIWEGTLHLVQEGLKSGFLHHATTELSCGKNVVPGHIGCGLAELCEMAKQFPAVNDNDHRAVHVLDDETSILEQDLLSCVTENNSNCAKIVVLMGQKYLVPPKSSFLLSDISRLQPLLNYKKKYDVIVIDPPWENKSVKRSNRYSHLSSWQIKQIPVAALAAPDCLIVTWVTNRQKHLRFVKDELYPHWSVKTLAEWHWVKITRSGEFVLPLDSFHKKPYEVLILGRVQGSVKEALRKSEDVLPIPEHKLIVSIPCGLHSHKPPLAAVLAEFIKPDVECLELFARNLQPGWTSWGNEVLKFQHVDYFTVLQNEN; translated from the exons ATGTCTGTGGTACATCGTCTGAGGGCAGGATGGCTCCTGGATCACCTCTCTTTCATCAACCAGTGTGGCTATGAGATCTGTGACTCCCTTGCATACCCTGGTGGTGTCACCCTACGTACTTCCGTCACTTCTGAATATCATGCTACTTCTACATTTGCTGCCACCTCCTCAAGAGATGGTCCTCGTCTTGGAGATGCTGTAGAAGAAACAGAAGGTAAAACAGCTAAAACAAGATACGTGTTTCGGGAGGAATTCTTTGATATTACTAAGCCCCATATAGCTGcagctcctgagcagcagctgttgcAGGGAGGCCCAGAGGTGAGTCTCACAGAAATAAAggccagcagcagtgcagaggaacACCGAGAAGAAACCAAGAGTGGTGGTGAAGATTCTGTTGCTGGCGTTAGGAAG CAGAAGCGTAAAAGGAAATGTGTATTCAACCAAGGTGAACTGGATGCCTTAGAATATCATACAAAG ATCAGGAAGCTCATTTGGGAAGGCACTTTGCATTTAGTCCAAGAAGGACTCAAAAGTGGTTTTCTTCACCATGCTACTACAGAACTCAGTTGCGGAAAGAATGTTGTTCCTGGACACATTGGCTGTGGGTTGGCTGAATTATGTGAAATGGCAAAGCAGTTTCCAGCTGTAAATGACAATGACCATCGAGCTGTGCATGTGCTAGATGATGAAACCTCCATTCTAGAGCAGGACCTGCTTTCGTGTGTTACAGAGAATAACTCAAACTGTGCAAAGATAGTTGTGTTAATGGGGCAGAAGTACTTGGTGCCACCAAAAAGCAGTTTCCTTTTATCTGATATTTCACGTTTACAGCCCCTGCTGAACT acaagaaaaaatacgATGTAATAGTGATTGATCCACCATGGGAGAACAAATCTGTTAAAAGGAGTAACAG ATACAGCCACTTGTCTTCATGGCAAATCAAGCAGATTCCTGTAGCAGCACTGGCTGCGCCAGATTGTCTTATCGTCACGTGGGTGACTAACAGACAGAAGCACTTGCGTTTTGTTAAGGATGAACTTTATCCTCATTGGTCCGTGAAAACGCTTGCTGAGTGGCACTGGGTAAAA ATTACCAGATCTGGAGAATTTGTTTTACCCTTGGATTCTTTCCACAAAAAGCCATACGAAGTTCTTATACTGGGGAGAGTTCAAGGAAGCGTAAAGGAAGCCCTAAG GAAATCTGAAGATGTACTTCCAATTCCAGAACATAAATTAATTGTCAGCATTCCCTGTGGCCTGCATTCACATAAACCCCCTCTTGCTG
- the METTL4 gene encoding N(6)-adenine-specific methyltransferase METTL4 isoform X2 has protein sequence MSVVHRLRAGWLLDHLSFINQCGYEICDSLAYPGGVTLRTSVTSEYHATSTFAATSSRDGPRLGDAVEETEGKTAKTRYVFREEFFDITKPHIAAAPEQQLLQGGPEVSLTEIKASSSAEEHREETKSGGEDSVAGVRKKRKRKCVFNQGELDALEYHTKIRKLIWEGTLHLVQEGLKSGFLHHATTELSCGKNVVPGHIGCGLAELCEMAKQFPAVNDNDHRAVHVLDDETSILEQDLLSCVTENNSNCAKIVVLMGQKYLVPPKSSFLLSDISRLQPLLNYKKKYDVIVIDPPWENKSVKRSNRYSHLSSWQIKQIPVAALAAPDCLIVTWVTNRQKHLRFVKDELYPHWSVKTLAEWHWVKITRSGEFVLPLDSFHKKPYEVLILGRVQGSVKEALRKSEDVLPIPEHKLIVSIPCGLHSHKPPLAAVLAEFIKPDVECLELFARNLQPGWTSWGNEVLKFQHVDYFTVLQNEN, from the exons ATGTCTGTGGTACATCGTCTGAGGGCAGGATGGCTCCTGGATCACCTCTCTTTCATCAACCAGTGTGGCTATGAGATCTGTGACTCCCTTGCATACCCTGGTGGTGTCACCCTACGTACTTCCGTCACTTCTGAATATCATGCTACTTCTACATTTGCTGCCACCTCCTCAAGAGATGGTCCTCGTCTTGGAGATGCTGTAGAAGAAACAGAAGGTAAAACAGCTAAAACAAGATACGTGTTTCGGGAGGAATTCTTTGATATTACTAAGCCCCATATAGCTGcagctcctgagcagcagctgttgcAGGGAGGCCCAGAGGTGAGTCTCACAGAAATAAAggccagcagcagtgcagaggaacACCGAGAAGAAACCAAGAGTGGTGGTGAAGATTCTGTTGCTGGCGTTAGGAAG AAGCGTAAAAGGAAATGTGTATTCAACCAAGGTGAACTGGATGCCTTAGAATATCATACAAAG ATCAGGAAGCTCATTTGGGAAGGCACTTTGCATTTAGTCCAAGAAGGACTCAAAAGTGGTTTTCTTCACCATGCTACTACAGAACTCAGTTGCGGAAAGAATGTTGTTCCTGGACACATTGGCTGTGGGTTGGCTGAATTATGTGAAATGGCAAAGCAGTTTCCAGCTGTAAATGACAATGACCATCGAGCTGTGCATGTGCTAGATGATGAAACCTCCATTCTAGAGCAGGACCTGCTTTCGTGTGTTACAGAGAATAACTCAAACTGTGCAAAGATAGTTGTGTTAATGGGGCAGAAGTACTTGGTGCCACCAAAAAGCAGTTTCCTTTTATCTGATATTTCACGTTTACAGCCCCTGCTGAACT acaagaaaaaatacgATGTAATAGTGATTGATCCACCATGGGAGAACAAATCTGTTAAAAGGAGTAACAG ATACAGCCACTTGTCTTCATGGCAAATCAAGCAGATTCCTGTAGCAGCACTGGCTGCGCCAGATTGTCTTATCGTCACGTGGGTGACTAACAGACAGAAGCACTTGCGTTTTGTTAAGGATGAACTTTATCCTCATTGGTCCGTGAAAACGCTTGCTGAGTGGCACTGGGTAAAA ATTACCAGATCTGGAGAATTTGTTTTACCCTTGGATTCTTTCCACAAAAAGCCATACGAAGTTCTTATACTGGGGAGAGTTCAAGGAAGCGTAAAGGAAGCCCTAAG GAAATCTGAAGATGTACTTCCAATTCCAGAACATAAATTAATTGTCAGCATTCCCTGTGGCCTGCATTCACATAAACCCCCTCTTGCTG
- the METTL4 gene encoding N(6)-adenine-specific methyltransferase METTL4 isoform X4: MSVVHRLRAGWLLDHLSFINQCGYEICDSLAYPGGVTLRTSVTSEYHATSTFAATSSRDGPRLGDAVEETEGKTAKTRYVFREEFFDITKPHIAAAPEQQLLQGGPEVSLTEIKASSSAEEHREETKSGGEDSVAGVRKQKRKRKCVFNQGELDALEYHTKIRKLIWEGTLHLVQEGLKSGFLHHATTELSCGKNVVPGHIGCGLAELCEMAKQFPAVNDNDHRAVHVLDDETSILEQDLLSCVTENNSNCAKIVVLMGQKYLVPPKSSFLLSDISRLQPLLNYKKKYDVIVIDPPWENKSVKRSNRYSHLSSWQIKQIPVAALAAPDCLIVTWVTNRQKHLRFVKDELYPHWSVKTLAEWHWVKQFWQSLSNQMWSAWSCLLATYSLAGPAGEMRF, encoded by the exons ATGTCTGTGGTACATCGTCTGAGGGCAGGATGGCTCCTGGATCACCTCTCTTTCATCAACCAGTGTGGCTATGAGATCTGTGACTCCCTTGCATACCCTGGTGGTGTCACCCTACGTACTTCCGTCACTTCTGAATATCATGCTACTTCTACATTTGCTGCCACCTCCTCAAGAGATGGTCCTCGTCTTGGAGATGCTGTAGAAGAAACAGAAGGTAAAACAGCTAAAACAAGATACGTGTTTCGGGAGGAATTCTTTGATATTACTAAGCCCCATATAGCTGcagctcctgagcagcagctgttgcAGGGAGGCCCAGAGGTGAGTCTCACAGAAATAAAggccagcagcagtgcagaggaacACCGAGAAGAAACCAAGAGTGGTGGTGAAGATTCTGTTGCTGGCGTTAGGAAG CAGAAGCGTAAAAGGAAATGTGTATTCAACCAAGGTGAACTGGATGCCTTAGAATATCATACAAAG ATCAGGAAGCTCATTTGGGAAGGCACTTTGCATTTAGTCCAAGAAGGACTCAAAAGTGGTTTTCTTCACCATGCTACTACAGAACTCAGTTGCGGAAAGAATGTTGTTCCTGGACACATTGGCTGTGGGTTGGCTGAATTATGTGAAATGGCAAAGCAGTTTCCAGCTGTAAATGACAATGACCATCGAGCTGTGCATGTGCTAGATGATGAAACCTCCATTCTAGAGCAGGACCTGCTTTCGTGTGTTACAGAGAATAACTCAAACTGTGCAAAGATAGTTGTGTTAATGGGGCAGAAGTACTTGGTGCCACCAAAAAGCAGTTTCCTTTTATCTGATATTTCACGTTTACAGCCCCTGCTGAACT acaagaaaaaatacgATGTAATAGTGATTGATCCACCATGGGAGAACAAATCTGTTAAAAGGAGTAACAG ATACAGCCACTTGTCTTCATGGCAAATCAAGCAGATTCCTGTAGCAGCACTGGCTGCGCCAGATTGTCTTATCGTCACGTGGGTGACTAACAGACAGAAGCACTTGCGTTTTGTTAAGGATGAACTTTATCCTCATTGGTCCGTGAAAACGCTTGCTGAGTGGCACTGGGTAAAA
- the NDC80 gene encoding kinetochore protein NDC80 homolog has translation MRRSSSIAGSSSRQSTMVLRVQDNNKMGLQTPQMKDRGTFGKLSMSKPMSGTSERKVSFFGKRTSGAGGSRNSQYGVFGTEKIKDPRPLHDKAFIQQCIKQLCEFLVDNGYAHNVSMKSLQSPSVKDFLKIFTFIYGFLCPSYELPDSKFEEEIPRVFKELGYPFALSKSSMYTVGAPHTWPQIVTALVWLIDCVKLYSAMRENSSSFDDGQNWGGETDDGIVHNKLFMDYVVKCYEHFMKGGDTFEELDVEVQSKLKDLFNIDEFQIEGLAAENKRLHEEIARLEKERESEPDRLVSLRKLRSSFQADVQKYQAYLANLESHTNILDQKMKGVNEEVEAAEMEVEAMKQENARLQHIFDNQKYSVADIERINHERNELQQTINKLTKELEAEEHQLWNEELKYARNKEAIETQLAEYHKLARKLKLIPISAENSKGHDFEIHFNPEAGPNCLVKYRTQIKAPLMEIINQTEEEIRKATQRKMSLEDTLEQVNAMVVEKKSSVKTLKEEAEKLDDLYHQKLKEAEEEERKCANELELLEKHKQLLESGVNEGLSEATNELHDIQRQYQIVMQTTTEESRKAGDNLNRLLEVIATHVVSIEKYLDEQNAKIDRDYEEFMSEDLLSVLTGILDSYKKKAESV, from the exons ATGAGACGCAGCTCGAGTATTGCGGGGAGTAGTAGTCGGCAATCTACGATGGTACTGCGAGTGCAGGACAACAACAAGATGGGTCTTCAAACACCTCAGAT GAAAGACCGAGGAACGTTTGGAAAGCTGAGCATGAGCAAACCTATGTCTggaacttcagaaagaaaagtcagCTTTTTTGGGAAGAG AACTAGTGGGGCTGGAGGTTCACGCAACAGTCAGTATGGCGTGTTTGGTACAGAAAAGATCAAGGATCCCAGGCCACTTCATGACAAGGCATTCATCCAACAATGTATCAAACAGCTTTGTGAG TTTCTTGTTGACAATGGTTACGCCCATAATGTCTCCATGAAATCCCTACAGTCTCCATCTGTAAAGGACTTCTTAAAAATCTTCACTTTTATCTATGGGTTTCTCTGCCCTTCTTATGAGCTGCCTGACTCGAAATTTGAAGAGGAAATTCCTAGAGTTTTTAAAGAGCTTGG GTACCCTTTTGCTTTGTCAAAGAGCTCCATGTACACAGTGGGAGCTCCACACACATGGCCTCAGATCGTGACAGCTTTGGTTTGGTTAATCGACTGTGTCAAG CTGTATTCTGCCATGAGGGAAAATTCATCGTCATTTGATGATGGACAGAACTGGGGAGGAGAGACAGATGACGGAATTGTACATAACAAG CTTTTCATGGACTACGTTGTGAAGTGTTATGAACATTTCATGAAAGGGGGAGATACTTTTGAAGAATTGGATGTAGAAGTGCAGTCAAAATTAA AGGATTTATTTAATATAGATGAATTCCAGATAGAAGGTttagcagcagaaaacaaaagacttcATGAAGAAATTGCAAgactagaaaaagaaagggaaagcgAGCCG GATCGTTTAGTATCACTACGAAAGCTGAGATCCTCTTTTCAAGCAGATGTTCAGAAATACCAGGCTTATCTGGCTAATCTGGAATCTCATACAAACATCCTtgatcagaaaatgaaaggtgTTAATGAGGAAGTTGAGGCAGCAG AAATGGAAGTAGAAGCAATGAAGCAAGAGAATGCCCGGCTCCAGCACATCTTTGATAACCAAAAGTACTCAGTTGCGGATATCGAGAGAATAAATCATGAGAGGAATGAGTTACAGCAAACCATTAACAAGCTGACTAAGGAACTGGAAGCAGAAGAACATCAACTGTGGAATGAAGAGCTAAAATATGCTAGAAATAAAGAGGCG ATCGAAACACAGCTGGCAGAGTATCATAAACTGGCTCGAAAGCTGAAATTAATTCCAATAAGTGCTGAGAATTCCAAAGGCCATGACTTCGAGATTCACTTTAATCCTGAGGCAGGACCAAATTGCCTAGTCAAATACAGAACTCAGATTAAG GCTCCCCTTATGGAGATCATAAACCAGACTgaagaagaaattagaaaagcTACTCAACGGAAAATGAGTTTGGAGGATACTTTGGAACAG GTGAATGCAATGGTAGTGGAGAAGAAAAGTAGtgtgaaaacactgaaagaagaagcagaaaagctggATGATCTTTACCATCAGAAGCTAAAG gaggcagaagaagaagagagaaaatgtgcaAATGAGCTGGAATTGTTAGAGAAGCATAAACAGCTACTTGAAAGTGGTGTCAATGAAGGTCTAAGTGAAGCCACAAATGAACTGCATGATATTCAACGACA ATATCAAATTGTTAtgcaaacaacaacagaagagagcaggaaagcaggagataACTTGAATCGTCTTTTAGAAGTGATTGCTACTCACGTAGTATCTATAGAG AAATATCTTGATGAACAGAATGCAAAAATTGACAGAGACTATGAAGAATTCATGTCTGAAGATCTACTGTCAGTCTTGACTGGAATTCTAGACAGTTATAAGAAGAAGGCTGAAAGCGTGTAA